From one Flavobacterium sp. N502536 genomic stretch:
- the rsmG gene encoding 16S rRNA (guanine(527)-N(7))-methyltransferase RsmG, translating to MDEILKYFPDLTDLQIEQFQKLDFLYHDWNEKINVISRKDIDALYTKHILHSLGIAKIMKFEPGATVLDVGTGGGFPGIPLAILFPETRFYLIDVIAKKIKVVQGVVDALELKNVKAEQKRAELVKGDFDFIVSRAVTNMPDFVSWIKDKIKKQHKHTLKNGILYLKGGDLTEELASFPKATLYDLSTIFEDEFFETKKVVHLPLKFTV from the coding sequence ATGGATGAGATATTGAAATATTTTCCAGATTTGACCGATCTTCAAATCGAACAATTTCAAAAATTAGACTTTTTATACCACGACTGGAATGAAAAAATCAATGTGATTTCAAGAAAAGACATTGATGCCTTATATACAAAACACATTTTGCATTCGCTTGGAATTGCAAAAATTATGAAGTTTGAACCGGGAGCTACTGTTCTGGATGTTGGTACTGGTGGCGGATTTCCAGGGATTCCATTAGCCATTCTTTTTCCTGAAACCCGTTTTTATCTGATTGATGTTATTGCCAAAAAAATTAAGGTGGTGCAAGGAGTGGTAGATGCATTAGAGTTAAAAAATGTGAAAGCAGAACAAAAGCGTGCTGAGCTGGTAAAAGGCGACTTTGATTTTATTGTGAGTCGTGCCGTAACGAACATGCCTGATTTTGTTTCGTGGATAAAAGATAAAATAAAGAAACAGCATAAGCATACCTTAAAAAACGGAATTCTGTATTTAAAAGGTGGAGATCTGACCGAAGAACTGGCTTCTTTTCCTAAAGCCACTTTGTATGATTTGTCAACGATTTTTGAAGATGAATTTTTTGAAACCAAAAAAGTAGTACACCTGCCTTTGAAGTTTACGGTTTAA